Within the Serratia sp. UGAL515B_01 genome, the region CCCTCCCAGCCGCCAGTCGTCCGCCAGCTCCGAGTCCAGCCCCAGCAACACACCATAAGTCGACGCCTGATAGCCAGTGGCGTTGATGTCGCCCGACGCGTGGTCCCAGGCGCCCAGCAATTGCGCCCAGGCACCGCCTTGGTTCACCTTGATCTCCGACGGGACCGCCAGCCCCTCCGCCTGACGTAGGCGTCCATTCAGCGCCTCACGAAGATAGCGGTTGTCGTTCACCAGCGCCGAGGTTATATCCGCATGGATTTGCCCCGACAACTGACGAAACGCCTGCCGCGCGTCAGCCACAGTGCCGCTGTAAAGGATGCTCTCATACACCGGGTTGCCGGGCGGCAGCGCATCTACCGCCGTTGCCGCCGCTCGTTCGTTCTGCGTCTGCGCCACGTTGGTAAAGGTGGTGTCATTGCGCCCGACGCTCAATGTCACCCCGTCCGGCTGGTAACTCAGGCCGCTGTCAAGAAACAGGTAATTTTGCGTAACCGAGTCAAACTGCCCACTGACTCCCTGTTGGGCTATCAGGATTTTGTACTGCTGCCCCAGCAGGCTCTGCACTTTGCTTTGAGTCAGCAGGTTGCCACCGGTTTCCAGCGATACCGCTACCACACCGCCGCCGATCGTCGCAGAACCGCCGCTTACGATCCGATCTCCCTGCCCGCTCTGAGCAACATCGACCACGTAGCGCGAGCCCAGTTCAAAGCTGACATTACGGTCTACGCTCAAAGTCCCACTCGAGTTACCCGGGGCCACGGTACCGCCACTGCGTGCAGTCAGCGAGCCGATACTGCCAACTCCCCCTAGGGTACCGCTGCCCTGCACATTTACATCAGAGTAAACAGAACCACTCACTTTCAAGGTTCCCTGATTAATAATAGTAGGCCCGAAGTACTTGTTTTTACCCGCTAACTCCAATGTCCCTGCACCCATTTTTGTCAGTCCACCGTGCCCACCGATATCATTGGCCCATTTATCATAACTACATTCGATACTTCCGCAGATGCGTTGATTACTTGACCCGGATTCAACGACAGCACCCACCCCGGGGATGTTGGCGATAAACTGTGTTTGCATATAAGAGCCATCGATATACAAGTCATTAGGTATATCAGCAGCAGTGACCAACATTTTCGGGCCATCTATCGCGCTTCTTAAATTGAGTTTTCCCCACCCATACATCGCATCTATACCTTTTTCACCAAGGTCAGTCGCTGTTGTAAGTAACACGGTCGCTATTTGGGATGCTGTCATATAAGGAAAACGTTGCATAAGCACTGCCGCTGCACCAGTAACCATTGGGGCGGCCATCGATGTTCCGGTTTTTAAGCCGTACGTTGGTATTATATTTTTTTCACCCGTTGCAAAATAGTGATTATAATCCGTTTGTGCCGTTGTGCTGTATATGTCAGTCCCTGGCGCTGAAATACAGTAACTTGCGGTATATCCACAACTTGTGGATGACTCATCCAGGAGGTCATTTTTTCCTAAATTCGCGGTAATAATAAAGTTATTTAACGTATCAGGAAATAGGTAGGGTATGGAAGACTCTCCTACCGGAACGTTGTAGTTATTGCCATTGCCAGCAGCAAATACGAGTAATTTTCCAAAGCGTACAGCTCTGATTAAAGCTGCAGATAATAATGAAGGAAAAGTATCCAACCCTGTTGATGGTACAGCATGATGACTTAAAAAATTAATGGTATTCACATCATCTGTAGTGTAATCACCAACAGCGTCTTCTTTGGTTACTTTCACATAAAATGGCCTCCCATCAGGAAAATATATCTCTTCCCCATTATCATCGATATTGATAGGAATAACCGGCCCCCAACTATTATTGAATACACGCGCATTGCTTTGTATTAGCACTTCAAAATAATTATTATTTGAATCTAAAAACTTAGCTGAAAAATGGCTGGAGTTGTAAGCAACACCATGCATTTCCTGGCCAGTTCTCCTCGCTGCAGCGATTCCTGCAACATGTGTCCCATGATCACCAAAAATAAACTCCCCCAGATTAGGAAAATCATCAAGCCCCGAAAAATTATATGCCTCAGCCACATCGACTTTATTAAGCTTCCCTATAAATTTAGGGTGGGTAAAGACAGACTCATCGAATATGCCAATGCTTACCCCTTCACCATTAAACCCCCTTGCATAAGCGTAATGAGCACCAATAGCTTCAAGCCCCCACTGATTATTAAACTCTTGTGTCATCCAGCTTTCTGGCGAACCAATTTTAGCCGTTTCTATATAGCTATCAGTCGAAAGTGCTCTGAAAGAAATCAGCACCAAAAAGAGTGAACTGTACTTTTTAAATGGAAAAACTATCATATTGATGATACTCCCTTCTATTAGTAACTTCCTTTAATGAATGTTTTTCTTTTTACTAAAAAACATGTAGAGAGAAAATACCCTCTGCTTACCTTATGATAACAAAGCAAGATTTCCGGTTGTGCTAGAGCACTGTTGTCTCCCTTTCAAAGGTAACCTATCATGCACAAAAATTTAACGGAAACATGGCTAATTACGGGACTACTACTTGTTCGCATCCAAAAGGATTGGGCATTCGAAGTCGTCTTAAGAAATGAAGTAATAGACACCCTAGACGGTAATTATCGGATTGTGACCATATCGAAGTGATGAATACAGGAGTCCTTATAAGTACTACTCGGTTCCCACTGACCATCTTTCAACACGACGTTGTTAATACCAAACGCGGCAAGTCCATCAACAGTGTAGCTCCATCCTGCACAATTCATTTTATGTGCTTTAAGCACCTCTAGATGTTTCTCTGCTGCTTGTCCATAAGTTGTTACAAGTTGATTTACCTTTATTTTTTTGAAAAAGGCGTTTTCTTGTTGAATAAGTCCAGTCAGTAGTTCTATAAACCGCTGCCTATCCTCTGTCTTTTCAGGAACTATCTCATCACTGAAACTTTGCGTAGCCCCTCCATGCCATCCTAACTGGCTGCCCTTTGCAAGGTATTTTGTTTTTCCGGCAGGGAAAATATAGTTCGCACAGGATGAGAGGCAATAGTCTTGGACCTGAACGTTCAATTTTTTTTCGAAAACCAATTCACCCATCGCCATGCCTGGAACGATATCGCCGCCACTACTATTAATAACAAGAGTAACTATGTTATCGCTCAGCAACGCTTTAAATTCCTCATACCCAGATTGACTGATCTCGCCAGAGTAGTAAATTTTATCACCGGAAGAGTATACCTTTAGGTTATCCTCACCCTCAGAAGCTTCCTTTTTATCATTGCACCCAGTCAGTAATACCACCAACATCGCAATGACAACTGAAAGTAAATTAATCTCCTTCAAAGTATTACTCCCTTTAATATGCTTTGGATTTCCATATTCTCCCATCACTCATGTTCACTCAATGATTACCTGTTATTTGTTTTGTTTTTGTTTAGAAAGTGGCATCAAGAAAGAATCGTGGCACGTATGTAATCATACAATAAATAAATTAATTCATATTTTGCACTCTTCGAGCATGCTCACTTTGCCAATTCAAGGACAGCACTATACGTAACACACGATTTACTGAACACCCGTTCATTACCCCATTGCAGTCTGTTGAAACCGGACACTATGAGTAAGAGATATGTCATGAGGCGGGCGTCTCTGAATGCCTCATACTTTAGCTGCAAAGTGAAATACGGCGGTAATGAAACACCTGATGTCAGCAGGATAAAAGACCTTGAGGATGAGAACCAGTAGTGTCGCATTAGCGTAACCAGCAGGTATGCTAAACTCAATCCCCGCTAATGCGACAAAGTCAAAGGTATTCTCTATTCAACGCGAACTCAATTCGCATTCTGCTCGAAACACTGCTCCCCTAGCCGAGTATATTGGTTGAAAGCGATAATAAACTTGCGATGCAACCCGAGCAGATCAGTGCCAGCATACTTTTCCCCAGGTAATAGATTAAATACTTTGGCGGTATCATCTTTATCGTCACAGCTCTTGTGGATCATAACGCGGAAGTAGGTATTACCGGTGTTTTTTAACACGCCGGCCTGCCTATCATAATGATAAGTGAAACGCATTTGGCGCGGCCGAATAACCAGAATAGTATCGAGTGCAACGATGGGTGAAATCAGCGGGGTTTTACTCTGATTTGATAACGCCATCGCATCGGCTGGGATCTCTTTTATCACGATGCGGTAATAACGTTCGCGATCATCCGCCGGGCCACGGTAGATGATTTTAAAATATTCCCAACCGCCTGGTTCAATAATTTTCTTTAGTGGCGTATACATTATTTCGCCGTTTTCCAATGGCAAAGGACGTTCATCAATACCCGGTTTATTGATCCGATAGGCGCTGATGACATATAGATTGGTATTTTTGGTGTTGTTGACAAACTGGCGCGAGAAAAATGTGCTGTCGCTCTCTAGCGTAAATACGCTAGAGGAGAGATAAATCGCCCGTGCCGGGGACACCAATAACACTAAGCACAATGCTAATTTCATCATATGCATTACTTGATCTCTGCACCTGTCCAAGTCGCCGTAACCCGTACCTCACCAGAGGCACTCACCACACCCATCCAATCCCGCCCGTCCAGAGTCCACATAGAATCCGCCTCATTCATCGGGAATGTGAGTGATAAATCGGTTCGATAAAAACTGCCGTCGTATTGATAAGGGTCCGGCCAGGGGATTTCCATCCAACGCGCCGCATTAAGGCTGATCGGCACATTGTCACAGCTGTTGCGCGAACTGATGGTTTGCCCGCTGTCGTTGGTATAAGTCAGGTAGGCCGAGAACGGCACACGGAACTTACCATCGCTAGAAGAAAATACACAGTATGGTAGGCCTCCTTTCTGTTCCATAGGGCCGGATACTTGCGCAGTGATCGCATTAGCCTGCTTAGGGCCAGAAGTTGTTACAATGTAATCGAAAACGATCGGCGGTTCTTTACCGCCTACTTTACCTTCACGCTTGGGGTTGAGAACCAGATCTTTGGAGATGATACTGATACCAAAATCGCGTGGGCGAAGAATGATGGAATTGGACGGTGAAAACTCATAATACCCCGACTGTGGAGCCGCAGTATTGGTAAACAGAAAGGTGAATAAATCCTGGCTGCGGGTCAAATCTACCCCGCGATCGATCAGGTTTTTCAGGAAGGTTTGCGAGAAGAAGACATAAATGCCATCGTTACCCGGTTTGATCAGAGTAGAAGCCACGGTCCTTGCGTTATAGTTCACCCAACCACTGGCACCGTCTGCGCTCAGGCGAATGGTGTTTGCGGCAGGCGTGAACCCCAGCAAGCCGGTATTGACTCTCAGACTCATGCGCATCTGCGGTAGCGCATTACCTTCAATATGATAAGACACCTGTTTGCAGATAACACCATTCAGTGAACCAATATAACCCACGCTGCAAAATTGTGAGCCCAACCCAAGAGATGGATTACCATTACTGTCGATAAAGATCTCTTGTAGCGCGTTGGTGGACTCCAGCCTCATATAACCCGCTTTAGTTAGGGTAAATTCATGGTTGGTCTGCCTGCCTCCTACAGACACGCAGGTTTGACCGGCGGCAGGATTATAATTTGTGCGGGTAGAGCAAGAACGGTACTTATAAGTTTCAACCGACCCTACCGTGAGATTCTTAAAATATTCATAGGCAGAATCAGAGAATATTCCACGGGCATAGAGTGCTTCCCCACCACTGGTATTCACTTCAACGTGATACACCCCCGCTTCACCGATATAACCCTGTAAATAACCATTCGATGGACAAGCACTTGTATTACGCATACAACGGTTACCGATAAAAGGCCGATTGATCGGGGAATCCTCCAGCCAGATATCGGCAAAGGAGTTGAGCTGTAGAGTACCTGTATACCCCATATAGCCCAGACTGAGCTGATCGCCAGAGGTATATTTGGTAAACACGTTAGCACCGCTAAAACGTGGGTCGGTACGTTGCGGCGTAATGAAGTACTCCCTATCCACCTGATTCTCAATAAAGAAATACTCGTTGCTCACGTTGGCCGCTAGCGTAGCGAATGAGCTCAGCAGTAATGCCCCTGCCAGCCCGTAAAAATTACATTGTTTCATCAAATCCGTCCTTACCCTTGTGCCAGAATAGTCTGCATTGCGCAAACCACATCGCCGACCCACTTCACGCCTCTGGCCTGGTTCAGATCCAGATCCACTTCGCAGATACCATAATCCTCAGTGGTCAGTGAAACGCTTGGGAAACGTTTATCCACGTCCATCGAGAATGCACCTGTCGCATCAGTGGTCGTTTTGCCGATGTGGTTACGCACTGCCGCATTGGCAAGCGCCCGGCCACTCTCGGTTGTCATACGGCCAAATACCGTCACCAGTTGTTTAACTTCAGGTTTGTAGACGGCAACGTTACCCGGATACAGCGTGACATTGCTGATGCGTCCTTTCACGATGTCAAAGCTGTCCATCGTGTTCTTGTGGTTCATCAGTTCAACTTTGTAACTGGCATAAGGAGGTAATGGGATGAAGCTATCCGACCCAGTCAGGCGATAGCTGCGACCATTGACCTGGGCAGAAAGTACCGCATTATCCATGATGTCGGTTTTCACAATGACGCCCGATCTCTCCTGGATGCCGCTGGCGGCCAAATGTTTATCACTGTAGGCCACCGAACCACGCGCAGTCAGGTTGCCATTGAGACGATTGCTGTCCGGACGGGAGAGCGAAAGCGTACCCGCGCTATACTTGGTATCGAACGCAGCGTAGCCGGAAGCAGAATAATCACTTTCACCGTTATGCTTGTCCTTGACCAATTTCGCCAGATTGAAGCCTGCAGAAGTGAGCGGTGAATTATCAAAACTTTTGTTTGCCGCCAGATTGGCCCGCACGTTGCCGTTGCTCGAGGAGACCCCTGTACTCAACCAGGCCGCCAACGGCAATGAGAAGTCCAGAGAGACGTAACGCTGACTGGAACTGGACTGATTGTCATAGCGATAACGCTGTATCCCGGCACGCAGATTCACACTGCCGAGGCGCCCTGAAAACAGCGCAGTGGAGTATTCAAGGTTGTTCGAGATGCTGCGATCGCGTTTATCTACCATGCGGCTCAGCGTGATCTGTCCGCCACGTTCAAAGAATCGACTCAGGCTGAAAGTACTGCCATAGGAATAAGCATCCGACTCATATACTGGCAGACTGTCACCGATATGACTCTTTTCGCGATTGGCCCACAAAGAACCGTATCCGTCTGGTAACGAAGTGCTGATGCTGAAAATATTACGGTAACGTCCACCCTGTGAAATGAGGCCCTGCCAGCCCAGAGTGGCGAATTGGTTCACGCTCAGATTGGCTGATGTTTCGTTCACTACATTATTATCAAAGATATAGCTGGAGGTTTGTACCACTAAACCGAAAATTGCAGGTACTGAGGTAGCCTTGAATATTTCTGGAATCGATATCGCCGCGGCACCCCCTGCCAGATAGGTTTGGGTTGTGGTGTTGGTACGGCGACTGCGGTTATCGTAATGCACATAACCGCCATACAGCTGCCAACTTTTTTGATTCACCTCAATATTATTACCGGAGAAAGACTTGTTGATTGTCTGACGCATCCGCGAATGCACTTTACCATCTATTACAACCTCGACATCAACATCATAGATACCAAATGGTAAACGGCTGGTATCCACTTCAAAGCTCCCCATCGGGAAGTTTTGAATGTTCAGCAGACGCCCCTGGCGATACACGTGCACTTCGCCCGCATCAGGTAAAAAGACAGTAATTGGCGTCAAGGAATATTGATTATGTCTGATCTTGGTAGATGATTTATTACCATAAGTTACGCCGTAGACTTTACTGGTGTTGAGTGCCGACAGGCTACCGAGCGACTGCAGATTCCAGGTATCGACCAGCCCTAACGCCAGACGGTAGCCGTCCATATCCCGCTCATACATTGCACGGTAAAGCTGGGTTTGTTGGGAATCTCCAATACCATAAAAGGCACCATTCACATTAAAATGATGCTCTGCAATACCAAAGGTATTATCCAGATTCAAATAGCTGTTAGAGGCGTTATTCCCCTGTTTTACTTGCGTGCGGTAAACGCCCAGATCGTAATTCAATACTGAACTGAAATTCTGTACCGAAGACTCACCCAATACACTCTGGCGAGAGAGAATGGTCGGAGACAAACTTTTTTCACTCACATCCAATGTCAGAACAAACGAACGCAGGTCCAGATTCAGTTCCGCATCAGGCGAAAGTGTAATACGGGTATTCTGACTAAAAAAGCTATCCTTCACACTACTGATTAGCGTTCGCGTATTTTCGGTAAGCGTTGCCCCATTGGGATTATCGACCAACGTAATATCTTTTATCATAAGGCTGCCTTTTTCTAACACGACCTGCGCATCAGCCACCTTTTGTTTCTCTTGTTGATCGCCGCCTTTGTAACGCAGAAATACAGGAATACTCATACCTTCAGCTAGAGCCTGACCGAAAATGCCGGGGATGAGATAATTCCCTAAACGAGCATCCTGTAAGTTTCTTGCATCGGCTTGCATAGCTACAATGCCCGCCGTAATACATAATGCAACAGTCTTTGTTCTGATAGTGAAATTATTACCCATCTATTTCCCCAAACAACATCTTTATCATTGCACGAACGCAAATAATGGGCGTATAAACTGCATGCTATGCATATATTCAGGTTGCAGGAGCATGGCAAACTCGTGGAATTCCAGCAGCCAGCAGCATAGATAACTCTGCCACTCGGGTAAGCAATGTAGCCAACCATATGCAACTTGAAATATGAAGAGTGTAAAGAGCTTATTTTATATTGATATAGTCTTCGTTGTGCCAAATACCAACGCTGTGCTTTTTGTTATTAACATCAACAAATTTTAAATATACCCCAAGCCCCGGCATGACATAGTAACGCTCACGGCAATTTTTTTTCTTATCTTCACTGGTTTGTATGTTCTTGCACGGGCCAAATGCCACCACGCGGAAAACGCTATTACCGGTGTTATAAACTACGCCATCACGATATTGATAATTAAATTTATCTTGCCTAGGCGTCACCACTAAAATGGTGCTTATTGTGGCTGATGTGGTTGCTGAGGCCGTTTTCTGCGTTTTTGACTGCCCTTCTTCCAATACAGGATGATCACTCCAAACTAAGCGATAATAGCGCTCCTTATCATCTTTTTTCCCCTCATAAAAGACCCGGAAAACATCTTTCCTATTGCCGGAAAGAATCATGTTTGAAGGTGTGACCATTATTTCCTGTTTACTCTCCATAGGGATCACTTTTCCCCCTTCAATCGGAGAAGAAATACGCTCGACCCTCAGGCTAACCAACCGGGCTTCATTCACAGTATTGATGACTTCCTTGGCGATAAAATTCTGGCCTGGTGTAATGATCGAAGTAATAGCACCCACATTAATGGCATTGGCATAAGAACACGTAAATAGCACAGAGCTAATCAGAACGGAAAACCATCTTTTCATAATACCTTCCACAGGTTCGGGGCTATTTACCCCGATCCTGACTATTTCATTGCAATAAAATCAATTACATGACTGATGTGAAGTCACCATCCCATGTGGCAGTGAATTCAACGTTCACATTACCATCCCAGTAACCATCGGTTAGCTCCTTAAACGTCGTCTCAGCACCGGCTACGGTCGCTTTCACGATGTTGAAAGCAAACTCGCCCTGAGTACTGGTACGATCAGAACCTGCGTAAGCACTTTCCTGCGCGAATGCAGCCAAACCCGCGCTGATACCTTTTGAAGTATCGACCATCACGGTTTCGCTACTCTTGGAGAGTTCGGTGTCGTTCCACTTCACACCGACCGTGAGCTCAGAGTCATCACTGGTGCGGCTCATGGTGTTAGAGATTATTTTTGAGGTCAGTTTAAAATCACTGGCGCCAGACTGGCCAGCAATGGTGATATCAAACGCACCATTTTGGGTATTAAAACGCTCAAGACCTTCAGCATAATTAAAAGTCAGTGATTTCAGTGGTGTTACTACCAGCATACTGTGGGTGTCTTTAATGGCTTTGGCATCCCAAGAAGCGGTGGCATTCGCCGTACGCGTGTCTGCATTAGATAGATTAATTGTTCCCATCACTGAGGCTGCAATCAAAACCAGAGCTAACTTCTTCATAAACTATCTTCCTTTACTTATTTCAATCAATTTCCAGTCAGTATCTACTGGTGTGGTACAAAAAATGCGACGCAAGGACGCATTCGAAAATAAATTTTCGAATAGGTTCTAAATTTCTTATAAAACAATACTATTGATCGAACGATAGATTTTTATATTTTATAATTATGGGTTATTTAAATTATCGACACTCCATTTCCAGTAAAAAACCTCATTAATTAGAGCTAAATAGGTGTTCTTAATATCGCTACACATAGGCTTCCAGCCGGTGGGAATGATGAGGAACGCCGACACGCCGTGAACCCCTCCCAGGGGGATCGTATCGCGCATCCATGCGCTCAACGGTCGGCGAACTTGCATCACCCCCACCTGTAGCACCATTACGCATAGCTATTTAGGAGATGCTCGTATAAAAATATCATTAATCTTTGCTAAACCCATTTTCTCCAAAATATTATGACGCAATGCATACACCGTCTTAGGGTTTAACTGTAACCTGTCAGCGAGAACCTGTACTGTAAAACCACGGGTTAACATACGGAGTAAACATATCTCACGTGAGGAGAATCTTATTTTTGATGGTGGCATGACCTTTTCCCCTGAAATCACATGGTTGATTTTTTTAAAAGACTCTTCTGGTGTTCCTGTCCCTAGAATCACCGAATCAACTTTACTTAAAGTGTCTTTGTAGTAATTCGCTAATGGCAGGAGATGTCTATCAGTAATCAAAACAATACGATTAAAAATACAAAACATCAACCAGTCCTGGTCAAGCAAGAGAAGTAAATTACACATTTGAAAATCAATAAAAATAAATTTCGATTGTTTAGTGCGTGTGTTGATAGATTTAAAACACTCTAAAATACCCTTATAAAAATATCTATTATTACCTGGCCAGACTGCAAAATTTCTGAGTGGAACATAGTGAGCCAAGGTACAGTCATTACTTTTCATATGTAACATAAAGACTCACTCCTTACCTAAAACATTAATCACTAATCACTAATCACTAATCACTAATCACTAATCACTAATCACTAATCACTAATCACTATTACGCTTAATATGAAAACTCTTGCTCAATATTATGCTAAGAAGCTTCCTAAGCTGTAAAATTATATTAACGGTGAAATACAATTCCACAAATAGATAATAACTTTCAATTAATAACAAACTAATAGCCACAGTCTATTGATTTGTTATTATTTATCGAACGCACATACCATTTAAATAGCTCAGATAACATACAATCACAATCAATATACACATCACTAATTTATTGAGAATTTTCTTTGTCAATCTTTTTTAAATAAAAGTAAATCGCGCTAAGACACTTGTGTGACCGTTAATGAAAAGAAAAAATCAAACGATAATAGAAAGAAAAATCTTAATATTAATGTATTTCTGCACGTTAAATTTTTTTGCTTTTATAGTTCATTTATTAACCGAAAAATTTCTCTAAAATGCAGGCGTTTATTTAACATTTTATTAACATTTTTTTGGGGTGGGATGATTTAAGTGTTTTTTTTGTGATGAATATCACTTTATTTTCGGAAAAAACTTAGTTTTAGGTCGCATGGATAATTCGTGCAAGGCTTTTAACGTCCAAATTTTAGCCAAAAAATACCTATTAGGTAGGGGTGTTGGCTCTGGTATTAGGCTGTGTCCCTCAATTGCCCGTGGTGCCGTCGCAGACCCAAAATCCCGTTATCAAGGCGGAGAGTGAAGGACAGAGTGGGCCTCTGTTCAAGCTCAACAACGCAGAAAACGGGATTTTAGGGCACGACCCGCTGGGCTGGGGCCATTTGCACGCATTACTGCGTTATTCACCGCTTATTGAGTCCACCAAACCTCACGGCTCAAGCCTTGCTCTGCGCGCAAATAACCGCCAGCGGCGCTC harbors:
- a CDS encoding autotransporter outer membrane beta-barrel domain-containing protein → MIVFPFKKYSSLFLVLISFRALSTDSYIETAKIGSPESWMTQEFNNQWGLEAIGAHYAYARGFNGEGVSIGIFDESVFTHPKFIGKLNKVDVAEAYNFSGLDDFPNLGEFIFGDHGTHVAGIAAARRTGQEMHGVAYNSSHFSAKFLDSNNNYFEVLIQSNARVFNNSWGPVIPINIDDNGEEIYFPDGRPFYVKVTKEDAVGDYTTDDVNTINFLSHHAVPSTGLDTFPSLLSAALIRAVRFGKLLVFAAGNGNNYNVPVGESSIPYLFPDTLNNFIITANLGKNDLLDESSTSCGYTASYCISAPGTDIYSTTAQTDYNHYFATGEKNIIPTYGLKTGTSMAAPMVTGAAAVLMQRFPYMTASQIATVLLTTATDLGEKGIDAMYGWGKLNLRSAIDGPKMLVTAADIPNDLYIDGSYMQTQFIANIPGVGAVVESGSSNQRICGSIECSYDKWANDIGGHGGLTKMGAGTLELAGKNKYFGPTIINQGTLKVSGSVYSDVNVQGSGTLGGVGSIGSLTARSGGTVAPGNSSGTLSVDRNVSFELGSRYVVDVAQSGQGDRIVSGGSATIGGGVVAVSLETGGNLLTQSKVQSLLGQQYKILIAQQGVSGQFDSVTQNYLFLDSGLSYQPDGVTLSVGRNDTTFTNVAQTQNERAAATAVDALPPGNPVYESILYSGTVADARQAFRQLSGQIHADITSALVNDNRYLREALNGRLRQAEGLAVPSEIKVNQGGAWAQLLGAWDHASGDINATGYQASTYGVLLGLDSELADDWRLGGATGYTRTSLDGGYGSGANSDNYHLATYGGKQFGALALRGGASYTWHHIKTTRLLNYGIQSDRETAKYSARTEQLFAETGYGMKTDWVRLEPFVNLTYINLKNNGIAEDGGAAALQGDKQHTEAMVSTLGLRVDNQWLAGKTTTVELRSELGWQHRYGELDPGTRLRFNGGKSSFIVNSVPLSRDGIVLKAGAEVAVNNNATLSLSYGGLLSQNHQDNSVNAGITWRF
- a CDS encoding fimbrial protein, which gives rise to MKQCNFYGLAGALLLSSFATLAANVSNEYFFIENQVDREYFITPQRTDPRFSGANVFTKYTSGDQLSLGYMGYTGTLQLNSFADIWLEDSPINRPFIGNRCMRNTSACPSNGYLQGYIGEAGVYHVEVNTSGGEALYARGIFSDSAYEYFKNLTVGSVETYKYRSCSTRTNYNPAAGQTCVSVGGRQTNHEFTLTKAGYMRLESTNALQEIFIDSNGNPSLGLGSQFCSVGYIGSLNGVICKQVSYHIEGNALPQMRMSLRVNTGLLGFTPAANTIRLSADGASGWVNYNARTVASTLIKPGNDGIYVFFSQTFLKNLIDRGVDLTRSQDLFTFLFTNTAAPQSGYYEFSPSNSIILRPRDFGISIISKDLVLNPKREGKVGGKEPPIVFDYIVTTSGPKQANAITAQVSGPMEQKGGLPYCVFSSSDGKFRVPFSAYLTYTNDSGQTISSRNSCDNVPISLNAARWMEIPWPDPYQYDGSFYRTDLSLTFPMNEADSMWTLDGRDWMGVVSASGEVRVTATWTGAEIK
- a CDS encoding CS1-pili formation C-terminal domain-containing protein: MGNNFTIRTKTVALCITAGIVAMQADARNLQDARLGNYLIPGIFGQALAEGMSIPVFLRYKGGDQQEKQKVADAQVVLEKGSLMIKDITLVDNPNGATLTENTRTLISSVKDSFFSQNTRITLSPDAELNLDLRSFVLTLDVSEKSLSPTILSRQSVLGESSVQNFSSVLNYDLGVYRTQVKQGNNASNSYLNLDNTFGIAEHHFNVNGAFYGIGDSQQTQLYRAMYERDMDGYRLALGLVDTWNLQSLGSLSALNTSKVYGVTYGNKSSTKIRHNQYSLTPITVFLPDAGEVHVYRQGRLLNIQNFPMGSFEVDTSRLPFGIYDVDVEVVIDGKVHSRMRQTINKSFSGNNIEVNQKSWQLYGGYVHYDNRSRRTNTTTQTYLAGGAAAISIPEIFKATSVPAIFGLVVQTSSYIFDNNVVNETSANLSVNQFATLGWQGLISQGGRYRNIFSISTSLPDGYGSLWANREKSHIGDSLPVYESDAYSYGSTFSLSRFFERGGQITLSRMVDKRDRSISNNLEYSTALFSGRLGSVNLRAGIQRYRYDNQSSSSQRYVSLDFSLPLAAWLSTGVSSSNGNVRANLAANKSFDNSPLTSAGFNLAKLVKDKHNGESDYSASGYAAFDTKYSAGTLSLSRPDSNRLNGNLTARGSVAYSDKHLAASGIQERSGVIVKTDIMDNAVLSAQVNGRSYRLTGSDSFIPLPPYASYKVELMNHKNTMDSFDIVKGRISNVTLYPGNVAVYKPEVKQLVTVFGRMTTESGRALANAAVRNHIGKTTTDATGAFSMDVDKRFPSVSLTTEDYGICEVDLDLNQARGVKWVGDVVCAMQTILAQG
- the ecpA gene encoding common pilus major fimbrillin subunit EcpA — its product is MKKLALVLIAASVMGTINLSNADTRTANATASWDAKAIKDTHSMLVVTPLKSLTFNYAEGLERFNTQNGAFDITIAGQSGASDFKLTSKIISNTMSRTSDDSELTVGVKWNDTELSKSSETVMVDTSKGISAGLAAFAQESAYAGSDRTSTQGEFAFNIVKATVAGAETTFKELTDGYWDGNVNVEFTATWDGDFTSVM
- a CDS encoding LuxR C-terminal-related transcriptional regulator, giving the protein MLHMKSNDCTLAHYVPLRNFAVWPGNNRYFYKGILECFKSINTRTKQSKFIFIDFQMCNLLLLLDQDWLMFCIFNRIVLITDRHLLPLANYYKDTLSKVDSVILGTGTPEESFKKINHVISGEKVMPPSKIRFSSREICLLRMLTRGFTVQVLADRLQLNPKTVYALRHNILEKMGLAKINDIFIRASPK